A region of Natribaculum luteum DNA encodes the following proteins:
- a CDS encoding Hvo_1808 family surface protein: MRRVSLVVVVALVVLAGCTAPISDAEDELDGDRELGRVGDYNATDTIEIDGSGPLTEDEREAVKHRAMARIEEIRGLEFEEDVELEVVNREEYRERWQQDRDPASQFTNELWRGAFVVDGETDVNEAFDELYGDSILGYYSDGRIVLVVDDDDRIDRTTLVHELVHALQDQQFGLGSGGATIDERRATTGLAEGEAEYVPSLYDERCGEQWECLDAATPDTAPPDQRSFNAGLFLSVYTPYAEGPTFVAHRHETTGWEGVDAVHEDPPTSTAQLIHPERYPEARPADVTVEDRSTSEWEPLTDDGERRTETVGEATLFATLWSNGVIGRPLGEGSGEYSRYNYSHPATDGWAGDTFVAYGDGNETGHVWKLAWESEGDAREFRDAYVEVLESQGADAVDSADGVYRIPDDEEFAGAYRVDLEGDEVVIVGAPTVTDLEAIHRPSPTSTAIAPAAPPTAPTPEATSRTGAPADASVPVNP, from the coding sequence ATGCGACGGGTCTCTCTCGTCGTCGTCGTCGCGCTCGTCGTACTCGCGGGCTGTACGGCCCCGATTTCGGACGCCGAGGACGAACTGGACGGCGACCGCGAACTCGGACGCGTCGGTGACTACAACGCAACCGACACGATCGAGATAGACGGCAGCGGCCCGCTCACCGAGGACGAACGCGAGGCCGTCAAACACCGCGCGATGGCCCGAATCGAGGAAATACGCGGCCTCGAGTTCGAGGAGGACGTCGAACTCGAGGTCGTGAACCGCGAGGAGTATCGAGAACGCTGGCAACAGGATCGAGACCCGGCGTCGCAGTTTACGAACGAACTGTGGCGAGGGGCGTTCGTCGTCGACGGCGAGACGGACGTCAACGAGGCGTTCGACGAGCTCTACGGCGATTCGATACTCGGCTACTACTCGGACGGGCGTATCGTACTCGTCGTCGACGACGACGACCGAATCGACCGGACGACGCTTGTCCACGAACTCGTCCACGCCCTGCAAGACCAGCAGTTCGGCCTCGGGAGTGGCGGCGCAACGATCGACGAACGGCGTGCGACGACCGGGCTGGCCGAGGGCGAGGCCGAGTACGTCCCGTCGCTGTACGACGAGCGCTGTGGCGAGCAGTGGGAGTGTCTCGACGCCGCCACGCCGGACACCGCACCGCCCGACCAGAGATCGTTCAACGCCGGCCTGTTCCTCTCGGTCTACACACCGTACGCCGAGGGGCCCACGTTCGTCGCCCACCGCCACGAGACGACCGGCTGGGAGGGCGTCGACGCCGTACACGAAGATCCGCCCACGAGTACGGCACAGCTCATCCACCCCGAGCGATACCCGGAGGCTCGACCAGCCGACGTGACAGTCGAGGACCGATCGACCAGCGAGTGGGAGCCGCTGACCGACGACGGCGAGCGGCGAACGGAGACAGTCGGTGAGGCGACCCTGTTCGCGACGCTCTGGTCGAACGGCGTGATCGGCCGACCACTCGGCGAGGGATCTGGAGAGTACTCGCGGTACAACTACTCTCACCCAGCCACCGACGGCTGGGCCGGCGACACGTTCGTCGCCTACGGCGACGGCAACGAGACGGGACACGTCTGGAAACTCGCCTGGGAGAGCGAGGGCGACGCCAGGGAGTTTCGCGACGCGTACGTCGAGGTGCTCGAGAGCCAGGGCGCAGACGCCGTCGATTCCGCCGACGGCGTCTACCGGATTCCGGACGACGAGGAGTTCGCCGGCGCGTACCGCGTCGACCTCGAGGGCGACGAGGTCGTGATCGTCGGCGCACCCACGGTGACGGACCTCGAGGCGATCCACAGGCCCTCGCCGACGTCGACCGCGATCGCGCCTGCGGCCCCGCCGACGGCACCGACGCCCGAGGCGACCTCACGGACAGGAGCGCCGGCCGACGCGTCGGTGCCGGTAAATCCGTAA
- a CDS encoding metal-dependent transcriptional regulator produces the protein MATTSDDERTLSLSEGRYLCGLLTLTLADDPPIGNSELADFLEVSAASVTEMFDSFEKRGLVTYQPYHGAELTAYGERVAREFRWRRCAVVVG, from the coding sequence ATGGCAACCACGAGCGACGACGAGCGCACACTCAGCCTCAGCGAAGGCCGATATCTCTGTGGGCTGTTGACCCTGACGCTGGCCGACGACCCGCCGATTGGCAACAGCGAACTCGCCGACTTCCTCGAGGTCAGTGCGGCGAGCGTTACCGAAATGTTCGACAGCTTCGAGAAGCGGGGGCTCGTAACCTACCAGCCGTACCACGGTGCCGAGCTAACGGCGTATGGCGAGCGCGTAGCCCGTGAATTCCGCTGGCGGCGCTGTGCCGTCGTAGTTGGATAG
- a CDS encoding FaeA/PapI family transcriptional regulator — MASGHGRERRARTTGRRKRRRKRLRDEDGQFVQTIGFDDVLAVFDDVAGPVVTTTDVADGLGITTEAARRKLNRLVAEGELCRRKTGRTVVYWRTDGRGKVTIDSASDGNTN, encoded by the coding sequence ATGGCATCCGGACACGGACGAGAGCGACGAGCGAGAACGACCGGCCGTCGAAAGCGACGACGGAAACGTCTGCGTGACGAGGACGGCCAGTTCGTCCAGACGATCGGGTTCGACGACGTGCTCGCAGTGTTCGACGACGTCGCCGGACCAGTCGTCACGACGACCGACGTCGCAGACGGCCTCGGGATCACGACGGAAGCCGCACGACGGAAACTCAATCGACTCGTCGCCGAAGGCGAGTTGTGTCGACGAAAGACGGGTCGGACGGTCGTCTACTGGCGAACAGACGGTCGCGGGAAAGTGACGATCGATTCGGCGAGTGACGGAAACACGAACTAG
- a CDS encoding cysteine hydrolase family protein codes for MQLEPDTTAVVVVDMQNGFCHPDGSLYAPGSEAVIEPIAELVERAQDAGATIVYTRDVHPPEQFEDTHYYDEFDRWGEHVLEGSWEAEIVEELPDEEADLIVEKHTYDAFHETELEGWLNARGIKNLVLCGTLANVCVLHTAGSAGLRDFRPLLVHDCIGAIEDDHHEYALEHADFLFGEVVESDDLEFV; via the coding sequence ATGCAACTCGAGCCAGACACCACCGCCGTCGTCGTCGTCGACATGCAAAACGGCTTCTGCCACCCCGACGGCTCGCTGTACGCCCCTGGCAGCGAGGCGGTCATCGAACCGATCGCCGAACTCGTCGAGCGGGCCCAGGATGCCGGCGCGACGATCGTCTACACGCGCGACGTCCACCCGCCCGAGCAGTTCGAGGACACCCACTACTACGACGAGTTCGACCGCTGGGGCGAGCACGTCCTCGAGGGCTCGTGGGAGGCCGAGATCGTCGAGGAACTCCCCGACGAGGAGGCCGACCTGATCGTCGAGAAACACACCTACGACGCGTTCCACGAGACCGAACTCGAGGGGTGGCTGAACGCCCGCGGTATCAAGAACCTCGTGCTCTGTGGCACGCTCGCGAACGTCTGCGTGCTCCACACCGCCGGCAGCGCCGGCCTGCGGGACTTCCGGCCGCTTCTGGTCCACGACTGTATCGGCGCGATCGAAGACGACCACCACGAGTACGCCCTAGAGCACGCCGACTTCCTGTTCGGCGAAGTCGTCGAGAGCGACGACCTCGAGTTCGTCTGA
- a CDS encoding putative manganese transporter has product MIAELFSGVAIETWVIIGSLVAMSVLVVELGRFVVDDTIVSWFGDSEYLQPVGGALLGLIPGCGGAIAVMPLYGRGVVGFGTVVATLAATAGDSAFVLLAVAPEVAPIAYGVAFVTAVLSGLLIERYGTGTARIDQIVRQPATAADGGAVTQSGHAACGTTRRPTSSVDTATNLWSWAVLVSWWTIALVGLGVSMRALLTQSEPQLVLWETDVITAVGVTGVVLSGYVYGRGMAPTTDRVGLHRYVSALWRSAASTSRIVLWVAVALFVFELATVADVQFAQLSTAGMLAPIGGALVGAIPGCGVHVGIATAYGEGAIPFSALVANAISQDGDAFFPLLAIDYRAAILATIYTVIPAAVAGGAVHVLWQLFDLPQIWFTLAG; this is encoded by the coding sequence ATGATAGCAGAGCTGTTCTCGGGGGTAGCCATCGAAACGTGGGTGATCATCGGGTCGCTCGTCGCGATGTCGGTTCTGGTAGTCGAGCTTGGACGATTCGTCGTCGACGACACGATCGTCTCCTGGTTCGGCGATTCGGAGTACCTCCAGCCAGTTGGTGGAGCGTTACTCGGGTTGATTCCCGGCTGTGGGGGAGCGATCGCCGTGATGCCACTGTACGGTCGTGGCGTCGTCGGGTTTGGAACCGTCGTCGCCACACTGGCGGCGACAGCCGGTGATTCGGCGTTCGTCTTGCTCGCTGTCGCACCCGAAGTGGCCCCGATCGCGTACGGGGTCGCGTTCGTAACGGCAGTTCTCTCCGGTCTGCTGATAGAGAGATACGGGACTGGAACGGCACGAATCGATCAGATCGTCAGACAGCCAGCGACGGCCGCCGACGGCGGCGCAGTCACCCAGTCCGGGCACGCGGCCTGTGGTACGACCCGTCGGCCGACCAGTTCGGTCGACACCGCGACGAACCTGTGGTCGTGGGCCGTGCTGGTCTCGTGGTGGACGATCGCCCTCGTTGGACTGGGCGTCAGTATGCGGGCACTCCTCACCCAGTCCGAACCACAGCTCGTCCTCTGGGAAACCGACGTCATCACGGCCGTCGGCGTGACGGGGGTCGTTCTGTCCGGATACGTGTACGGCCGCGGAATGGCACCGACGACCGATCGGGTCGGTCTGCATCGATACGTGTCCGCACTGTGGCGGAGTGCCGCGTCGACGAGTCGGATCGTACTCTGGGTCGCAGTCGCACTCTTCGTGTTCGAACTCGCGACCGTGGCTGACGTCCAGTTTGCACAGCTGTCGACTGCAGGGATGCTCGCACCCATCGGTGGTGCCCTCGTCGGGGCGATACCAGGCTGTGGCGTCCACGTCGGGATCGCCACGGCGTACGGCGAAGGTGCGATCCCGTTTTCGGCGCTCGTCGCCAACGCGATCAGCCAGGACGGAGATGCGTTCTTCCCGCTGCTGGCGATCGACTACCGAGCAGCGATCCTCGCGACGATCTATACGGTGATCCCCGCCGCCGTCGCCGGTGGTGCAGTCCACGTCCTCTGGCAGCTGTTCGATCTCCCCCAGATCTGGTTCACACTGGCCGGATGA
- a CDS encoding TIGR00296 family protein: MSQRQGVDLSYEDGARAVELAREAVESYVQNGQREHPGSMRDAFYARTGAFVRLESTCGRGSLRGCAGGYRSDEQLGHVIVDAAIEAASDSSCGSEVTPSELPNLTVSVCAVKNVVLTDDPLADLELGVHGVAVDGGGKSGWLYPTVPVENDWSEREYLDRVCRKARLPPTAWQDDDVVVTLFEGQVFREREADGSIEQL; encoded by the coding sequence ATGTCCCAGCGACAGGGCGTCGACCTCTCTTACGAGGACGGCGCACGCGCGGTCGAACTCGCGCGTGAAGCCGTCGAATCCTACGTACAAAACGGACAACGAGAACATCCAGGTAGCATGCGCGACGCGTTCTACGCGCGAACGGGCGCGTTCGTCCGTCTCGAGTCGACCTGTGGTCGAGGGAGTCTCCGGGGGTGTGCTGGCGGCTACCGATCGGACGAACAGCTCGGACACGTCATCGTCGACGCGGCGATCGAAGCCGCAAGCGACAGTTCCTGTGGCTCCGAGGTCACGCCATCGGAGCTTCCCAATCTCACCGTCTCGGTCTGTGCGGTCAAGAACGTTGTTCTGACCGACGATCCGCTCGCCGACCTCGAGCTTGGCGTCCACGGCGTCGCGGTCGACGGCGGCGGAAAGAGTGGCTGGCTCTATCCGACCGTTCCCGTGGAAAACGACTGGAGCGAACGTGAGTATCTCGACCGCGTCTGCCGAAAGGCACGGCTACCGCCGACGGCGTGGCAGGACGACGACGTGGTCGTCACGCTCTTCGAGGGACAGGTGTTCCGCGAGCGCGAGGCCGACGGGAGTATCGAACAGCTTTGA
- a CDS encoding multidrug transporter, with product MSLGFNSQSSLSTVLGIVIVIVAIVGTQFLGWEWGSGQLVPTVIAVVLVGGGALLVLHDRLT from the coding sequence ATGTCCCTCGGTTTCAACAGCCAATCGTCGCTAAGTACGGTACTCGGTATCGTCATCGTGATCGTAGCGATCGTCGGAACCCAATTTCTCGGTTGGGAGTGGGGAAGTGGACAGCTCGTACCGACGGTTATCGCCGTCGTCCTCGTGGGGGGCGGTGCCCTGCTGGTCCTTCACGACCGTCTGACCTGA
- a CDS encoding single-stranded DNA binding protein, whose translation MSDIEGVYEDLEADVSLEEFREAVEAKVEQMGGLADEETAAMLVAHELGESEVGGVADVEPGMEEAKFVAKVVSIGEVRTFERDGDAEDGRVVNVEVADETGSIRAAFWDEHAEAAVEELEEGQVLRIVGRPKEGFSGVEVSVDDVEPDDETEIDVQVSDTHTVDDLSLGLSNVNLVGLVLDTDSMRTFDRDDGSEGKVANLTLGDSTGRVRVTLWDEQAERVDDLEAGDTVEVIDGYVRERDGDLELHVGNRGALEDVDEDVEYVPESTSIETLEIGQTVDIAGVVRSADPKRTFDRDDGSEGQVRNIRVQDATGDIRVALWGEKADVDVGPGDEVALADVEIKDGWQDDLEASAGWRSTVTILDTDGSDTAAGDDDRSAESTGLSAFADDGSDESESQTTGARSGEDGEGDESESDVTDGEEREFTGVVVQAGDPVVLDDGEETMSVETDADVGLGEEVTARGVVRDGRLEASDVF comes from the coding sequence ATGAGCGACATCGAGGGCGTGTACGAAGACCTCGAGGCCGACGTCTCCCTCGAGGAGTTTCGCGAGGCCGTCGAGGCGAAAGTCGAGCAGATGGGGGGACTCGCGGACGAGGAGACGGCGGCGATGCTCGTCGCTCACGAACTCGGCGAGAGCGAGGTCGGCGGCGTCGCGGACGTCGAACCGGGAATGGAGGAAGCCAAGTTCGTCGCGAAAGTGGTGAGCATCGGCGAAGTGCGGACGTTCGAACGCGACGGCGACGCCGAGGACGGCCGCGTGGTCAACGTCGAGGTCGCCGACGAGACGGGGTCGATCCGTGCCGCGTTCTGGGACGAACACGCCGAGGCCGCAGTCGAAGAACTCGAGGAGGGGCAGGTGCTGCGAATCGTGGGGCGACCGAAGGAGGGATTCAGCGGCGTCGAAGTGAGCGTCGACGACGTCGAACCGGACGACGAGACGGAGATCGACGTGCAGGTCTCGGATACGCACACAGTCGACGACCTCTCGCTCGGCCTCTCGAACGTCAACCTCGTCGGACTCGTCCTGGACACCGATTCGATGCGAACGTTCGATCGCGACGACGGCTCGGAAGGGAAGGTCGCGAACCTCACGCTCGGCGATTCGACCGGGCGCGTGCGCGTCACGCTCTGGGACGAGCAGGCAGAACGCGTCGACGACCTCGAGGCTGGCGACACGGTCGAGGTGATCGACGGCTACGTTCGCGAGCGCGACGGCGACCTCGAGCTCCACGTCGGCAACCGCGGCGCACTCGAGGACGTCGACGAGGACGTCGAGTACGTTCCCGAGAGCACATCGATCGAGACTCTCGAGATCGGCCAGACGGTCGACATCGCGGGCGTCGTTCGCTCGGCCGACCCGAAGCGGACGTTCGACCGCGATGACGGCTCCGAGGGACAGGTCCGGAACATCCGCGTTCAGGACGCGACCGGCGACATCCGCGTGGCGCTGTGGGGCGAGAAAGCCGACGTCGACGTCGGACCCGGCGACGAGGTCGCGCTCGCGGACGTCGAGATCAAAGACGGCTGGCAGGACGACCTCGAGGCCTCTGCCGGCTGGCGGTCGACGGTGACGATCCTCGATACGGACGGAAGTGACACGGCCGCAGGCGACGACGACCGAAGCGCGGAGTCGACCGGGCTCTCTGCGTTCGCCGACGACGGAAGCGACGAGTCAGAGAGTCAGACTACGGGGGCTCGCAGCGGCGAGGACGGAGAGGGCGACGAGAGCGAGAGCGACGTCACCGACGGCGAGGAGCGCGAGTTTACGGGCGTCGTCGTGCAGGCCGGCGACCCGGTCGTACTGGACGACGGCGAGGAGACGATGAGCGTCGAGACGGACGCCGACGTCGGGCTAGGGGAAGAAGTGACCGCACGCGGCGTCGTGCGCGACGGACGGCTCGAGGCCAGTGACGTGTTCTGA
- a CDS encoding Hvo_1808 family surface protein: protein MKATRAFVLVAVVVLSTITAPAAAAGSAATSTSTSVEATQPSTATPLPQVETGTDEPTTNGTIGYVEGYWYNDSLPADDRDDGVLEEDELEAVVYRAMARVEVIREKPFQEAVSVDVITREEFEAENGDMFGEFEDDERLYHNVRFESLFMVDRDTDAVEEYKAMYDSSVAGYYDPATDEIVLVSDTPETPATNEVTLGHELVHALQDQYVGLESNENETRDEANARNGLIEGEAVWVDTEYEDRCQSEWDCVLPDEQRSEEPPQLNWGIYFTVFQPYDDGPDYVDYLLEQGGWDAVDAAHDDPPASSSEVIRPGEEREPADLEIEDRSTDRWERLETDEGPDYSSFGEATMAAMFADGAIAPFESSVVGAGEFVTFDDDGYVADIDYDQPYTDGWAGDRLVVYATDERTIEESGYVWRTEWTSDSEAEQFLDGYLELLDIHGADPVDGRQDTVVIDDGYPGAYYVDHDGTTVTIVRAPSVDELPEIREGAAPAGEDTLVFEDANETDGTDERSGADDESDELPGFGVGAALGAVLIAVTVARRR, encoded by the coding sequence ATGAAGGCAACCCGCGCGTTCGTCCTCGTCGCAGTCGTCGTGTTGTCGACGATCACGGCCCCGGCGGCAGCGGCGGGGTCCGCCGCAACCTCCACCTCCACGTCCGTCGAGGCGACCCAGCCGTCGACCGCGACGCCCCTTCCGCAGGTCGAAACCGGTACTGACGAACCGACGACCAATGGAACGATCGGTTACGTCGAAGGCTACTGGTACAACGACTCGCTGCCCGCCGACGACCGCGACGACGGCGTCCTCGAGGAAGACGAACTCGAGGCGGTCGTCTACCGCGCGATGGCCCGCGTCGAGGTCATCCGCGAGAAGCCGTTCCAGGAGGCGGTGTCGGTCGACGTCATCACTCGCGAGGAGTTCGAAGCGGAGAACGGCGACATGTTCGGCGAGTTCGAAGACGACGAACGGCTCTATCACAACGTCCGATTCGAGTCGCTGTTCATGGTCGACCGCGACACCGACGCGGTCGAGGAGTACAAGGCGATGTACGACAGTTCCGTCGCGGGCTACTACGATCCGGCGACCGACGAGATCGTCCTGGTCTCGGATACGCCCGAGACGCCCGCGACGAACGAGGTGACGCTCGGTCACGAACTCGTCCACGCGTTACAGGACCAGTACGTCGGTCTCGAGAGCAACGAAAACGAGACCCGGGACGAGGCAAACGCCAGAAACGGGCTCATCGAGGGCGAGGCCGTCTGGGTCGACACCGAGTACGAAGATCGCTGTCAGAGCGAGTGGGACTGCGTGCTCCCGGACGAGCAGCGAAGCGAGGAGCCACCACAGCTCAACTGGGGCATCTACTTCACCGTCTTCCAGCCTTACGACGACGGCCCCGACTACGTCGACTACCTTCTCGAGCAGGGCGGCTGGGACGCCGTCGACGCCGCCCACGACGACCCGCCGGCGAGCAGTTCCGAGGTCATCCGTCCCGGCGAGGAGCGCGAACCGGCCGACCTCGAGATCGAGGATCGATCGACCGACCGCTGGGAGCGTCTCGAGACCGACGAGGGGCCGGACTACTCGTCGTTCGGCGAGGCGACGATGGCGGCAATGTTCGCCGACGGAGCGATCGCACCCTTCGAGTCCTCCGTCGTCGGAGCCGGGGAGTTCGTCACGTTCGACGACGACGGGTACGTCGCCGACATCGACTACGACCAGCCCTACACGGACGGCTGGGCCGGCGACAGGCTGGTCGTGTACGCGACCGACGAACGGACGATCGAGGAGAGCGGCTACGTCTGGCGAACCGAGTGGACCAGCGACTCCGAGGCCGAACAGTTCCTCGACGGCTACCTCGAGTTGCTCGACATCCACGGCGCAGATCCCGTCGACGGCCGGCAGGACACCGTCGTGATCGACGACGGCTATCCCGGCGCGTACTACGTCGACCACGACGGGACGACGGTGACGATCGTCAGAGCACCCTCGGTCGACGAACTGCCGGAGATCCGCGAAGGCGCGGCACCTGCCGGCGAGGACACCCTTGTGTTCGAAGACGCAAACGAAACCGACGGCACAGACGAACGTTCGGGGGCCGACGACGAGAGCGACGAACTGCCCGGGTTCGGCGTCGGCGCTGCCCTCGGCGCGGTGCTGATCGCCGTGACGGTTGCACGCCGGCGGTAG
- the tnpC gene encoding IS66 family transposase gives MSLGVSGSLESIDSTIRTENSTHLRQQLVVKELENRLLRRQITAKQQQIEQLEARLKRYENPNTPPSKQGGVAGSPGNDDSDEEENEDQGDDAGGDADAASGSSPGRDEGHEGTTRPPPEPEETIRVDQGYCPDCEQILSNPDSYISRTIIDIPLPIPTTVVEYELGKHRCSCGNEVVAEHPDCPETGRFGPNIMAQTALGRFHQRLPNRKQAELFDWELDTPISHRTIYNLTKRVADRLRPAYDDVKARIQESDVVYCDETGFPVDGEQHWAWTFVTDEEVLFWVDESRGSQVLEDVLGEDFAEDSTLSCDGWSAYPSYHTKLQRCWAHLLREAEYVAERYEEAERLSEELHALHDDLTAFDEEDPSASAREQKRAEASLHLEGLIREDYEAQEVKKLIEKIRNGLGHWLTFVTEPDVDSTNNRAERALREQVVLRKMFRTLRSAEGVQIHETITTMLATWKRRGLDPPEQLQSILGGQELRLG, from the coding sequence GTGTCGCTGGGGGTTAGCGGATCGCTGGAATCGATAGATTCCACGATCCGCACCGAGAACAGTACGCATCTCCGCCAGCAACTCGTCGTCAAAGAGCTTGAGAACCGACTTCTTCGTCGTCAGATCACTGCAAAACAACAGCAGATCGAACAACTTGAGGCTCGCCTCAAGCGGTACGAAAACCCAAACACACCTCCCAGTAAGCAGGGTGGCGTGGCTGGATCACCTGGCAACGATGACAGCGACGAGGAAGAGAACGAAGACCAAGGGGACGACGCTGGCGGCGACGCTGACGCCGCCAGCGGCTCCTCTCCAGGACGTGACGAAGGTCACGAAGGAACAACTCGACCGCCTCCGGAACCAGAGGAGACTATTCGAGTCGATCAGGGATATTGCCCAGACTGTGAGCAAATCCTCTCTAACCCGGACAGCTACATCTCACGGACGATTATCGACATACCTCTCCCTATTCCAACCACTGTCGTCGAGTACGAACTCGGCAAACACCGCTGTTCCTGTGGAAACGAAGTCGTTGCTGAACATCCAGACTGCCCGGAAACCGGGCGGTTTGGGCCAAATATCATGGCCCAAACCGCCCTCGGTAGGTTCCATCAGCGACTTCCAAACCGTAAACAGGCGGAGCTGTTTGACTGGGAACTCGATACACCCATCTCTCATCGGACGATCTACAACCTGACCAAGCGGGTCGCAGACCGGCTGCGACCCGCGTATGACGATGTCAAAGCCCGTATTCAGGAAAGTGACGTCGTCTACTGCGATGAAACGGGATTTCCTGTTGACGGAGAGCAACACTGGGCGTGGACGTTCGTTACTGACGAAGAAGTGCTGTTCTGGGTTGATGAGAGTCGTGGAAGTCAGGTGTTAGAGGACGTCCTCGGCGAGGACTTCGCCGAGGACTCAACGCTCAGCTGTGACGGTTGGTCAGCGTATCCGAGCTATCACACGAAGCTCCAGCGGTGCTGGGCACATCTGTTGCGGGAGGCGGAGTACGTTGCTGAACGGTACGAGGAAGCAGAGAGGTTGTCTGAGGAGTTACACGCTCTCCATGACGATTTAACGGCGTTCGACGAGGAGGATCCGTCCGCCTCCGCCCGCGAGCAAAAGCGGGCGGAGGCGTCGTTACATCTGGAAGGCCTGATCAGGGAAGACTACGAGGCACAGGAGGTCAAGAAGCTGATCGAGAAGATCAGGAACGGGTTAGGGCACTGGCTGACGTTCGTTACAGAGCCAGACGTCGATTCGACGAATAATCGCGCAGAGCGCGCTCTGCGCGAGCAAGTTGTGCTGCGGAAGATGTTCCGGACCCTCCGCTCAGCCGAAGGGGTCCAGATTCACGAGACGATTACGACCATGTTAGCCACGTGGAAACGACGAGGACTTGATCCGCCTGAACAGCTCCAGTCCATCCTCGGTGGGCAAGAACTCAGATTAGGATGA
- a CDS encoding nicotinate phosphoribosyltransferase, with protein sequence MTNPFGTVPPEAILDGTATDAYFQRTQTTLEHAGKNPHVVAEVTADQFPTGEFEVFTGVADVATLLEGRAIDVDALPDGQLFDGGPVLRIEGSYLEFAALETSLLGFLSQPSGFATAALEARRAAPDSLVLSFGARHVHPSIASVVERAAVLAGLDGFSHVAAGEILEREASGTMPHALLFCFGEGSQAAAWEAFDEAVPEDVPRIALTDTFWDEKAESLLAAETLGDDLDGVRLDTTGSRRGDFRHLVREVRWELDARGFDDVDIFCSGGLGPEQLRNLRDVADGFGVGSAITSADPVDFSLDIVELEGEAVSKRGKLAGKKDVYRTPDGDHHVALADADAPTGGESLLEPLIRDGEIVREFDLDAASERCLADADAVGFGVSGEENV encoded by the coding sequence ATGACGAATCCGTTCGGAACCGTTCCGCCGGAGGCGATCCTCGACGGCACCGCGACGGACGCCTACTTCCAGCGCACGCAGACGACGCTCGAGCACGCCGGCAAGAACCCCCACGTGGTCGCCGAAGTGACCGCAGACCAGTTCCCCACGGGCGAGTTCGAGGTCTTCACCGGCGTCGCCGACGTCGCGACACTCCTCGAGGGGCGGGCGATCGACGTCGACGCCTTGCCCGACGGCCAGCTGTTCGACGGCGGCCCCGTCTTGCGGATCGAGGGATCGTATCTCGAGTTCGCCGCCCTCGAGACGTCGCTTCTCGGATTTCTCTCCCAGCCGAGTGGCTTCGCGACGGCCGCACTCGAGGCACGGCGCGCCGCGCCCGACTCGCTCGTGCTCTCCTTTGGCGCACGGCACGTCCACCCCTCGATCGCGTCGGTCGTCGAACGCGCCGCCGTCCTCGCGGGACTCGACGGCTTCTCGCACGTCGCCGCCGGCGAAATTCTGGAACGGGAGGCCAGCGGGACGATGCCCCACGCGCTTTTGTTCTGTTTCGGCGAAGGCAGCCAGGCGGCCGCGTGGGAGGCCTTCGACGAGGCCGTCCCCGAGGACGTCCCGCGGATCGCACTGACGGACACGTTCTGGGACGAGAAAGCCGAGAGCTTACTCGCCGCCGAGACGCTCGGCGACGACCTCGACGGAGTTCGACTCGACACCACGGGGTCGCGCCGCGGCGACTTCCGCCACCTCGTCCGCGAGGTGCGCTGGGAACTCGACGCCCGCGGGTTCGACGACGTCGACATCTTCTGCAGCGGCGGACTCGGGCCCGAACAGCTTCGAAACCTCCGGGACGTCGCCGACGGCTTCGGCGTCGGCAGTGCGATCACGAGCGCAGATCCCGTCGACTTCAGCCTCGACATCGTCGAACTCGAGGGCGAGGCGGTCTCGAAGCGGGGCAAACTCGCCGGGAAGAAGGACGTCTACCGGACGCCAGACGGCGACCACCACGTCGCGCTCGCCGACGCCGACGCGCCGACGGGCGGCGAGTCGCTGCTCGAGCCGCTGATAAGAGACGGCGAGATCGTCCGCGAGTTCGACCTCGACGCCGCGAGCGAGCGCTGTCTGGCCGACGCCGACGCCGTCGGCTTCGGCGTCTCCGGCGAGGAGAACGTGTAG